From Candidatus Goldiibacteriota bacterium HGW-Goldbacteria-1, a single genomic window includes:
- the gmd gene encoding GDP-mannose 4,6-dehydratase: MNKKAFITGITGQDGSYLTEFLISKGYEVHGIMRRSSAFNTERIDHLMDNKEIMNNKLFMYYGDLADGTNLSRLLEKIKPDEIYNLGAQSHVRVSFDIPVYTGDITGMGTTRLLEAVRETQIETKFYQASSSELYGLAQEVPQKETTPFYPRSPYGAAKLYAYWMAVNYRESYNMFACNGILFNHESPRRGGTFVTKKITRALANIAAKKQDKLFLGNLDAKRDWGYAKDYVEAMWLMLQQDKPDDYVIATGETHSVKEFLQEAFSYAGLDWNKYVEIDPRYFRPAEVDLLIGDATKAKEKLGWVPKTNFKELVKIMVDADLKEAGVNK, from the coding sequence ATGAATAAAAAAGCTTTTATTACGGGCATTACGGGGCAGGATGGTTCTTATCTTACGGAATTTCTTATTTCCAAGGGTTATGAAGTTCATGGAATTATGAGGCGTTCAAGCGCGTTTAACACGGAAAGAATTGACCACCTTATGGACAATAAAGAAATAATGAATAATAAACTTTTTATGTATTACGGTGATTTGGCTGATGGAACAAACCTTTCCCGCCTGCTTGAAAAAATAAAACCGGATGAAATATATAACCTGGGAGCGCAAAGCCACGTAAGGGTCAGTTTTGATATTCCTGTTTATACAGGCGATATTACAGGAATGGGTACCACAAGGCTTCTTGAAGCCGTAAGGGAAACGCAGATAGAGACAAAATTTTATCAGGCGTCTTCAAGCGAATTGTACGGCCTTGCCCAGGAGGTTCCTCAGAAAGAGACCACGCCCTTTTATCCGCGCAGCCCGTATGGCGCCGCAAAATTGTACGCTTACTGGATGGCGGTAAATTACAGGGAAAGTTATAATATGTTTGCGTGTAATGGAATATTGTTCAACCATGAAAGCCCCAGAAGGGGCGGTACCTTTGTCACCAAGAAAATAACAAGGGCACTGGCAAATATTGCAGCCAAAAAACAGGATAAATTATTTTTAGGCAACCTTGATGCCAAAAGGGACTGGGGTTACGCGAAAGATTATGTTGAAGCCATGTGGCTTATGCTGCAGCAGGATAAACCGGATGATTATGTAATAGCAACCGGGGAAACCCATTCGGTTAAAGAATTTTTGCAGGAAGCTTTTTCATATGCCGGGCTTGACTGGAATAAATATGTTGAAATAGACCCGCGTTATTTCCGTCCGGCTGAAGTGGACCTTCTGATAGGCGATGCTACAAAAGCTAAAGAAAAGCTTGGATGGGTTCCAAAAACAAATTTTAAGGAACTTGTGAAAATTATGGTGGATGCCGATTTAAAGGAAGCCGGTGTAAATAAATAA